One window of Pelmatolapia mariae isolate MD_Pm_ZW linkage group LG18, Pm_UMD_F_2, whole genome shotgun sequence genomic DNA carries:
- the LOC134616524 gene encoding tripartite motif-containing protein 16-like isoform X2: MNQMDQTKFCCSVCLDLLKDPVTIPCGHSYCMNCIKSFWDEEEKKKIYSCPQCRQTFTPRPLLVKNTMLADLVEELKKTGLQAAPADHCYAGPEDVACDVCTGRKMKAFKSCLFCLASYCEKHLQTHYDSPPFKKHKLMEPSKKLQENICSRHDEVMKMFCRTDQQSICYLCSVDEHKGHDTVSAAAERTERQRELEVSRQNIQQRIQDREKDVKLLQQEVEAINQSADQTVEHSEKIFTELIHLIQKRSSDVKQQIRSQQETEVSRVKELEEKLEQEITELKRKDAELKQLSHTEDHIQFLHNYPSLSALSESTDSSSINIRPLSYFEDVTAAVSEVRDKLQDILREEWTNISLTVTEVDVLLSDPPEPKTRAEFLKYSCEITLDPNTAHKQLLLSEGNRKATAVKQQQSYSDHPDRFTYWFQVLSRESLTGRCYWEVEWRGGGVNVAVAYKNISRKGLGNEFGFGHNDKSWSLDCNNNSYIFWYNKIQTRVSGPRSSRVGVYLDHRAGILSFYSVSETMTLLHRVQTTFTQPLYAGVSIWRNGDSAELMKVK, encoded by the coding sequence atgaatcaaatggaccaaacaaaattctgctgttcagtctgtttggatctactgaaggatccggtgactattccctgtggacacagctactgcatgaaTTGTATTAAAAGCTTCTGGgatgaagaggaaaagaagaaaatctacagctgccctcagtgcagacagactTTCACACCGAGGCCTCTCCTGGTGAAAAACACCATGTTAGCAGATTtagtggaggagctgaagaagactggactccaagctgctcctgctgatcactgctatgctggacctgaagatgtggcctgtgatgtctgcactggaagaaaaatgaaagccttcaagtcctgtttattctgtctggcatcttactgtgagaaacaccttcAGACTCATTATGATTCACCTCCATTCAAGAAACACAAACTGATGGAgccctccaagaagctccaggagaacatctgctctcgtcatgatgaggtgatgaagatgttctgccgtactgatcagcagagtatctgttatctttgctctgtggatgaacataaaggccacgacacagtctcagctgcagcagaaaggactgagaggcagagagagctggaggtgagtcgacaaaacatccagcagagaatccaggacagagagaaagatgtgaagctgcttcaacaggaggtggaggccatcaatcagtctgctgatcaaacagtggagcacagtgagaagatcttcactgaactgatccatctcatccagaaaagaagctctgatgtgaagcagcagatcagatcccagcaggaaactgaagtgagtcgagtcaaagagcttgaggagaagctggagcaggagatcactgagctgaagaggaaagatgctgagctgaagcagctctcacacacagaggatcacatccagtttctacacaactacccctcactgtcagcactcagtgagtctacagactcatccagcatcaatatccgtcctctgagctactttgaggatgtgacagcagctgtgtcagaggtcagagataaactacaggacattctgagagaggaatggacaaacatctcactgacagtcactgaagtggatgttttactgtcagatccaccagagccaaagaccagagctgaattcttaaaatattcatgtgaaatcacactggatccaaacacagcacacaaacagctgttattatcagaggggaacagaaaagcaacagcagtgaaacaacaacagtcttattctgatcatccagacagattcactTATTGGTTTCAAgtcctgagtagagagagtctgactggacgttgttactgggaggtggagtggagaggggGAGGAGTTAATGTAGCAGTCGCATACAAGAATATCAGCAGAAAAGGATTGGGTAATGAATTCGGATTTGGACATAATGACAAATCTTGGTCATTAGATTGTAACAACAACAGTTATATATTTTGGTACAATAAAATCCAAACTCGTGTCTCAGGTCCTCGttcctccagagtaggagtgtacctggatcacagagcaggtattttgtccttctacagcgtctctgaaaccatgactctcctccacagagtccagaccacattcactcagccgctctatgctggagTTTCGATTTGGCGAAATGGAGACTCTGCTGAGTTGATGAAAGTGAAATAG
- the LOC134616524 gene encoding tripartite motif-containing protein 16-like isoform X1 yields the protein MNCIKSFWDEEEKKKIYSCPQCRQTFTPRPLLVKNTMLADLVEELKKTGLQAAPADHCYAGPEDVACDVCTGRKMKAFKSCLFCLASYCEKHLQTHYDSPPFKKHKLMEPSKKLQENICSRHDEVMKMFCRTDQQSICYLCSVDEHKGHDTVSAAAERTERQRELEVSRQNIQQRIQDREKDVKLLQQEVEAINQSADQTVEHSEKIFTELIHLIQKRSSDVKQQIRSQQETEVSRVKELEEKLEQEITELKRKDAELKQLSHTEDHIQFLHNYPSLSALSESTDSSSINIRPLSYFEDVTAAVSEVRDKLQDILREEWTNISLTVTEVDVLLSDPPEPKTRAEFLKYSCEITLDPNTAHKQLLLSEGNRKATAVKQQQSYSDHPDRFTYWFQVLSRESLTGRCYWEVEWRGGGVNVAVAYKNISRKGLGNEFGFGHNDKSWSLDCNNNSYIFWYNKIQTRVSGPRSSRVGVYLDHRAGILSFYSVSETMTLLHRVQTTFTQPLYAGFRVHV from the exons atgaaTTGTATTAAAAGCTTCTGGgatgaagaggaaaagaagaaaatctacagctgccctcagtgcagacagactTTCACACCGAGGCCTCTCCTGGTGAAAAACACCATGTTAGCAGATTtagtggaggagctgaagaagactggactccaagctgctcctgctgatcactgctatgctggacctgaagatgtggcctgtgatgtctgcactggaagaaaaatgaaagccttcaagtcctgtttattctgtctggcatcttactgtgagaaacaccttcAGACTCATTATGATTCACCTCCATTCAAGAAACACAAACTGATGGAgccctccaagaagctccaggagaacatctgctctcgtcatgatgaggtgatgaagatgttctgccgtactgatcagcagagtatctgttatctttgctctgtggatgaacataaaggccacgacacagtctcagctgcagcagaaaggactgagaggcagagagagctggaggtgagtcgacaaaacatccagcagagaatccaggacagagagaaagatgtgaagctgcttcaacaggaggtggaggccatcaatcagtctgctgatcaaacagtggagcacagtgagaagatcttcactgaactgatccatctcatccagaaaagaagctctgatgtgaagcagcagatcagatcccagcaggaaactgaagtgagtcgagtcaaagagcttgaggagaagctggagcaggagatcactgagctgaagaggaaagatgctgagctgaagcagctctcacacacagaggatcacatccagtttctacacaactacccctcactgtcagcactcagtgagtctacagactcatccagcatcaatatccgtcctctgagctactttgaggatgtgacagcagctgtgtcagaggtcagagataaactacaggacattctgagagaggaatggacaaacatctcactgacagtcactgaagtggatgttttactgtcagatccaccagagccaaagaccagagctgaattcttaaaatattcatgtgaaatcacactggatccaaacacagcacacaaacagctgttattatcagaggggaacagaaaagcaacagcagtgaaacaacaacagtcttattctgatcatccagacagattcactTATTGGTTTCAAgtcctgagtagagagagtctgactggacgttgttactgggaggtggagtggagaggggGAGGAGTTAATGTAGCAGTCGCATACAAGAATATCAGCAGAAAAGGATTGGGTAATGAATTCGGATTTGGACATAATGACAAATCTTGGTCATTAGATTGTAACAACAACAGTTATATATTTTGGTACAATAAAATCCAAACTCGTGTCTCAGGTCCTCGttcctccagagtaggagtgtacctggatcacagagcaggtattttgtccttctacagcgtctctgaaaccatgactctcctccacagagtccagaccacattcactcagccgctctatgctgga Ttcagagttcatgtttag